A stretch of Vibrio maritimus DNA encodes these proteins:
- the alc gene encoding allantoicase codes for MSLKIEQYINLADDKLGAESLYATDDFFADKSRLLSRLDPVWKDDVYDDNGKWMDGWESRRKRGEGYDYCIVKLGLAGTIAGVDIDTSFFTGNYPPSASIDAIYSPEADPTNSEEWEEILPSQSLSGDQHHISEIVSDKVYTHVRLNIYPDGGVARLRVYGTPSVDWDAIDELQQIDLAAVEHGGRALACSDEHYGNKSNILGPGRGENMGDGWETARRRTPGNDWVIVALGHAGNVGRVVVDTAHFKGNYPDSCSIQAAYVEGGTDDQVATQSLFWKELLPSQKLNAHSIHEFVSEVNEIGPITHVRLNIFPDGGVSRLRLFGTKAD; via the coding sequence ATGTCTTTGAAAATTGAACAATACATTAATCTAGCAGATGACAAACTGGGTGCTGAATCGCTCTACGCCACGGATGACTTTTTCGCGGATAAGAGCCGCTTGCTCAGCCGATTAGACCCGGTATGGAAAGATGACGTCTATGACGACAACGGCAAGTGGATGGACGGCTGGGAAAGTCGTCGAAAGCGTGGAGAAGGTTACGACTACTGTATCGTTAAACTGGGCTTGGCGGGCACAATCGCTGGCGTTGATATCGATACGTCCTTCTTTACTGGCAACTACCCACCATCAGCTTCTATTGATGCTATTTATAGTCCAGAAGCTGACCCAACGAACTCAGAAGAATGGGAAGAAATTCTACCCTCACAGAGTCTATCTGGGGATCAGCACCATATCAGTGAGATCGTCAGTGACAAAGTTTACACCCACGTAAGACTTAACATCTATCCCGACGGTGGTGTTGCACGTTTACGCGTCTATGGCACGCCAAGTGTCGATTGGGATGCCATTGACGAGCTGCAGCAAATTGACCTCGCCGCCGTAGAACATGGTGGGAGAGCGTTAGCATGTAGCGATGAGCACTACGGGAACAAGTCCAACATATTAGGACCAGGTCGTGGTGAGAACATGGGTGATGGCTGGGAAACCGCGCGCCGCAGAACGCCAGGTAATGATTGGGTTATCGTTGCGCTAGGTCATGCTGGCAACGTAGGTCGAGTCGTTGTTGATACCGCACACTTTAAAGGTAATTACCCTGACAGCTGCTCGATTCAAGCTGCTTATGTGGAGGGTGGCACGGATGATCAGGTCGCAACTCAAAGCTTGTTTTGGAAAGAGTTGCTGCCGTCTCAAAAACTCAATGCGCACTCGATTCATGAGTTCGTATCAGAGGTTAATGAGATCGGACCGATCACCCATGTACGATTGAACATCTTCCCCGACGGCGGTGTTAGTCGCTTGCGCCTATTTGGCACCAAGGCGGACTAA
- a CDS encoding YgiW/YdeI family stress tolerance OB fold protein, which yields MKKVIIATALILTSGFAAAKSMPAQGGFNGPTLGAQTTVAQALEAKDDTAVQITGNITHSLGDEKYQFTDGQNTIVIEVENEDWRGVEVSPTDTVIISGKVDKDTFEDTKLDIKRVAIAG from the coding sequence ATGAAAAAAGTTATCATCGCTACAGCACTAATCCTAACGTCTGGTTTCGCAGCAGCTAAATCAATGCCTGCTCAAGGCGGTTTTAACGGTCCTACACTTGGTGCACAAACGACTGTTGCACAAGCGTTGGAAGCAAAAGACGACACGGCAGTCCAAATCACTGGCAACATTACCCACTCGCTTGGTGATGAAAAGTACCAATTCACTGACGGTCAAAACACTATTGTTATCGAGGTCGAGAACGAAGACTGGCGTGGTGTTGAAGTGTCTCCAACCGATACAGTGATTATCTCTGGTAAGGTCGATAAAGACACATTCGAAGACACCAAGCTGGACATTAAACGCGTAGCAATTGCAGGCTAA
- the uraD gene encoding 2-oxo-4-hydroxy-4-carboxy-5-ureidoimidazoline decarboxylase, producing MTQFKHCKPTEMVRDEFVSCFADIYEHSPWVAESVFDSGIEPDDDHIEGLHLKMSMTLLNATEAKQLDLINAHPDLAGRAAINGELTAASTAEQAGAGIDQCSEEEFAKFTTYNNEYKSRFNFPFIMAVKGANRYQILESFEMRLGNDSETEFVTALNEINKIALFRLRDM from the coding sequence ATGACGCAATTTAAACACTGTAAGCCAACGGAAATGGTTCGAGACGAGTTTGTCTCTTGCTTTGCTGATATCTATGAACACAGCCCTTGGGTCGCTGAATCGGTTTTTGATTCAGGAATTGAGCCTGATGATGACCACATTGAGGGCCTGCATTTGAAAATGTCGATGACACTGTTAAATGCAACGGAAGCCAAGCAACTCGACTTGATTAATGCTCACCCTGACTTGGCAGGGCGAGCCGCTATTAATGGCGAACTAACTGCAGCCTCGACAGCTGAACAAGCTGGTGCCGGTATAGACCAGTGTTCAGAGGAAGAGTTTGCCAAATTTACCACCTACAACAACGAATACAAAAGTCGCTTCAACTTCCCTTTTATCATGGCAGTAAAGGGGGCCAATCGTTACCAAATTCTTGAATCGTTCGAGATGCGATTAGGCAATGATAGTGAAACTGAGTTTGTTACAGCACTTAACGAGATCAACAAGATAGCGTTATTTCGCTTAAGAGATATGTAA
- the puuE gene encoding allantoinase PuuE, whose protein sequence is MNKDYSRNLVGYGANPPNPKWPNNARVAVSFVLNYEEGGERCVLHGDDESEAFLSEIPSAAPIKGERHISMESIYEYGSRAGVWRVLRLFEQYDIPLTIFAVAMAVERYPEVAKAMKEAGHEICSHGYRWIDYQYMDESQERDHMAKAISIIKEITGERPLGWYTGRTGPNTRRLVAEEGGFLYDSDAYDDDLPYWHTETGRPQLVIPYTLDVNDMRFATTQGFNSGEQFYQYLKDTFDTLYEEGEHAPKMMSVGLHCRLIGRPGRIASLRRFLDYVKQHDDVWLCRRVDIAKHWHEHHPYDPNQ, encoded by the coding sequence ATGAATAAGGATTATTCACGTAACCTCGTCGGCTATGGAGCCAACCCTCCAAACCCTAAATGGCCGAACAACGCACGAGTTGCGGTCTCTTTTGTATTGAATTACGAAGAAGGGGGAGAGCGTTGCGTCTTGCATGGAGATGATGAGTCGGAAGCGTTTCTCTCAGAAATTCCATCGGCAGCACCGATCAAAGGTGAGCGTCACATCAGCATGGAATCCATCTATGAGTATGGCAGCCGCGCAGGTGTATGGCGTGTTCTGCGTTTATTTGAACAATACGATATTCCTCTAACGATATTTGCTGTTGCGATGGCGGTTGAGCGTTATCCAGAGGTGGCGAAAGCCATGAAGGAAGCAGGTCATGAGATATGCAGTCATGGCTATCGTTGGATTGACTATCAGTATATGGATGAATCACAAGAGCGAGACCACATGGCGAAGGCCATCTCTATCATCAAAGAGATCACGGGTGAACGACCTCTTGGCTGGTATACAGGACGTACCGGTCCTAACACTCGTCGCTTAGTTGCTGAAGAAGGCGGCTTCTTGTATGACTCTGACGCCTACGACGATGATTTGCCGTATTGGCATACAGAAACAGGTCGACCACAGTTGGTGATCCCGTACACATTAGACGTTAACGATATGCGATTCGCAACCACACAAGGTTTCAACTCTGGTGAGCAGTTCTATCAGTACCTAAAAGACACTTTTGACACCTTATATGAAGAAGGTGAACACGCACCTAAGATGATGTCAGTGGGGCTTCACTGTCGTTTGATTGGTCGCCCAGGAAGAATCGCTTCTCTTCGACGTTTCTTAGACTACGTCAAACAACATGACGATGTATGGCTTTGTCGAAGAGTGGATATTGCGAAGCACTGGCACGAGCATCATCCATACGACCCGAATCAATAA
- a CDS encoding DMT family transporter: MANFTGVILVLLSVIVGTTLASQAGVNAQLRTGLSSPLQAAFISFVIGTIVLGTLVVLEGKPWFPTGSLKNLPWWAWLGGFLGAFNIAMSIYLAPKLGALALAISIVCGQVIASLFYDQYGLLGYPKIELSPHRIGGAILIVIGVILVANHPSKGN, translated from the coding sequence GTGGCGAATTTTACGGGCGTGATTTTGGTGTTGCTCAGTGTCATAGTCGGCACCACGTTAGCTTCACAGGCAGGCGTTAATGCACAGCTTAGAACAGGGCTAAGTTCTCCACTTCAGGCAGCGTTTATTTCGTTTGTGATTGGGACCATAGTACTCGGTACATTAGTCGTGCTGGAAGGAAAGCCTTGGTTTCCGACAGGAAGTTTAAAGAATCTTCCTTGGTGGGCGTGGTTGGGTGGTTTTTTAGGGGCCTTTAATATTGCGATGTCGATCTATCTAGCACCTAAGTTAGGGGCTTTAGCGCTTGCGATCTCGATTGTTTGTGGGCAGGTCATCGCGTCTCTTTTTTACGATCAGTACGGTCTTTTGGGCTACCCTAAGATCGAACTATCGCCCCACCGGATTGGAGGGGCGATCTTGATAGTGATCGGCGTGATTCTTGTCGCTAATCACCCTAGCAAAGGTAATTGA
- a CDS encoding 2-dehydropantoate 2-reductase, whose protein sequence is MSKKVFAVIGTGAIGGYYGARLHHGGHDVHFLLNSDYQHVVNNGLRVDSHYGDFSIPSCDLNAYSTPTDMPKADVVLVALKTTQNHLLESLIQPLLKPNTLVMLLQNGIGAEQEIAEAFDLPFVGGGLCFICSNKVGPGHIDHIDYGRITIGVYGQSGIDALRAFASDLTQSGVEVDVDPKIIDARWKKLLWNVPFNGLSAVLDSDTATMMDCAELVDLSKAIMIEVQHAAQTTDTEIPMSLIDTMLSNTAKMKPYLTSMLLDRRNNRELEIQYMYKNAIDLAASHGVTMPKTTALYEQLCFINKQIKSV, encoded by the coding sequence ATGAGCAAAAAGGTATTCGCAGTAATTGGAACAGGCGCGATTGGAGGTTACTACGGTGCAAGACTCCATCATGGAGGTCATGACGTCCACTTCCTATTAAACAGTGACTACCAACATGTTGTTAATAACGGTTTACGTGTCGACTCGCACTATGGCGATTTTTCTATTCCTTCATGTGACCTCAACGCATACAGCACGCCGACTGACATGCCAAAAGCAGACGTCGTACTCGTCGCGCTCAAAACTACCCAGAATCATCTACTCGAAAGCCTCATTCAACCATTGCTAAAACCAAACACATTAGTCATGCTGCTCCAAAACGGAATCGGTGCAGAACAAGAGATAGCAGAGGCGTTCGACCTGCCTTTCGTTGGTGGTGGTTTGTGTTTTATTTGCTCGAACAAGGTGGGCCCTGGACATATTGACCACATTGATTACGGACGCATTACTATTGGCGTATACGGCCAAAGTGGAATCGACGCATTACGCGCATTCGCAAGTGATTTGACCCAAAGTGGCGTCGAAGTCGATGTAGACCCCAAAATCATCGATGCGCGTTGGAAAAAATTGCTTTGGAACGTGCCATTCAACGGATTGTCTGCAGTTCTGGATTCAGATACTGCAACAATGATGGATTGCGCTGAGTTAGTAGATTTATCAAAGGCCATCATGATCGAAGTTCAGCATGCCGCCCAAACGACTGACACAGAGATCCCGATGTCACTCATTGACACCATGCTTAGCAACACCGCTAAAATGAAACCCTACTTGACCAGTATGCTGCTAGATAGGCGCAATAATCGAGAGCTTGAGATTCAATATATGTACAAAAACGCCATTGATTTAGCCGCTAGTCATGGCGTCACGATGCCAAAAACAACAGCGCTTTACGAGCAACTGTGCTTCATTAATAAACAAATCAAGAGCGTTTAA
- a CDS encoding ureidoglycolate lyase: MSTGIRRIEIEPLNKHAFAEFGDVIEVENSDYFMINNGSTRRYHKLAEADVEEQGGRAIMSIFQATPLQYPLTIKMLERHPLGSQAFIPLLGKPYLIVVAPKGDNPSLEHCRAFLSNGQQGVNYHKGVWHHPVLALTDQDQFLIVDRAGDGNNCDEVFFSEGLVELSLEDLPIDLDEIQKDKDEQRVSV, encoded by the coding sequence ATGAGTACTGGTATACGCCGAATTGAAATAGAGCCTCTCAACAAGCATGCGTTTGCTGAGTTTGGTGATGTCATCGAGGTGGAGAATAGCGACTATTTTATGATCAACAACGGATCAACACGTCGCTATCACAAGCTAGCAGAAGCCGACGTGGAAGAGCAGGGTGGTAGAGCCATCATGAGTATCTTTCAGGCGACGCCTTTGCAGTATCCGCTGACTATCAAAATGTTAGAAAGGCACCCACTTGGCTCACAAGCGTTTATACCATTACTCGGGAAACCGTATCTTATCGTCGTTGCGCCCAAAGGAGACAACCCTTCTTTGGAGCACTGCAGAGCATTTTTGAGCAATGGTCAGCAAGGTGTGAACTATCACAAGGGCGTTTGGCATCATCCAGTTTTAGCGTTAACCGACCAAGACCAGTTTCTAATAGTAGATAGAGCTGGCGATGGGAATAACTGTGATGAGGTGTTCTTTAGTGAGGGACTGGTTGAGCTAAGCCTAGAAGATCTGCCCATTGACCTAGATGAGATACAAAAAGATAAGGATGAGCAGCGAGTCTCTGTCTAA
- a CDS encoding HD-GYP domain-containing protein: MNTPRYDLSFTFWLYLLAGTLFGIYGGRVCPMLETLTLSEVSIHTGITFTVLFAARHIISSRLEYLGFSNLAKLDAGLFLIASIPLAMFYSLSYEFPIDSNLKVVFGLTMFGFLTGFILNLRAQLENVEQFDQDSSPITLQTNERQSMMGQAIALVLVLLVTLTITLSMVALKDVFWLEHNPERVLDGSGKISIIKEFAYIASVLIGYSIYIMKLWSQLMKRILADQEAALKKVAAGHIDTRLPIYNNDEFGAVARMTNAMIDTLQDSQDEVAVTRDVAIVSLSALAESRDNETGAHILRTQEYVKALAVKLSAHPKHSTLLSPSYIDLLYKSAPLHDIGKVGVPDDVLLKPGKLTDEEFDIMKSHPVIGAEALSIAEQQLGSSSFLRVAKEISLTHHEKWDGSGYPKGLAKDDIPLSGRLMALADVYDALISKRVYKPAFSHDKAKAIIVEGRGQHFDPEVVDAFLAVEQQFIDIAKQYKDKEHEIAA, encoded by the coding sequence ATGAATACTCCACGATACGACCTTTCCTTCACCTTTTGGCTCTACCTGTTAGCTGGCACTTTGTTTGGCATTTATGGCGGGCGCGTGTGCCCTATGTTAGAGACGCTGACACTTTCAGAAGTCTCAATACATACTGGAATTACTTTTACTGTGTTATTCGCGGCGCGACACATAATCTCTTCGAGATTAGAGTATCTAGGCTTTTCAAACCTCGCTAAGTTGGATGCTGGTTTGTTCCTGATAGCGAGCATTCCTCTAGCGATGTTTTATTCCCTCAGTTATGAGTTTCCGATCGATAGTAACCTCAAGGTCGTGTTTGGTTTGACCATGTTCGGGTTTCTCACTGGGTTTATTCTCAACCTTCGAGCGCAGTTAGAGAACGTCGAACAATTCGATCAGGATTCATCTCCTATCACATTACAAACCAATGAACGTCAGTCAATGATGGGACAGGCTATCGCGCTTGTTTTGGTGCTGCTAGTGACTCTAACTATTACCTTAAGCATGGTCGCTTTAAAAGACGTATTCTGGTTGGAGCACAATCCAGAGCGTGTACTCGACGGCAGTGGCAAGATCAGCATAATCAAAGAATTCGCCTACATTGCTTCCGTGCTCATTGGCTACTCTATTTACATCATGAAACTGTGGAGCCAATTAATGAAGCGCATCCTAGCGGACCAAGAAGCTGCGCTTAAGAAAGTTGCCGCTGGTCACATAGACACTAGGTTGCCGATCTACAATAACGATGAGTTTGGTGCTGTGGCTCGGATGACCAATGCGATGATCGATACCCTACAAGATAGCCAAGATGAAGTGGCTGTCACTCGCGATGTGGCGATTGTTAGCTTATCGGCACTTGCGGAGTCTCGCGACAACGAAACCGGGGCGCATATTCTACGCACACAAGAATATGTTAAGGCGTTAGCGGTCAAGCTCTCAGCGCACCCGAAGCACAGCACCCTGCTTTCACCTAGCTATATAGATCTTCTCTATAAGTCGGCTCCATTGCACGATATTGGAAAGGTTGGTGTCCCTGATGATGTTCTACTCAAACCAGGAAAACTGACTGATGAGGAGTTCGACATCATGAAATCGCACCCAGTGATCGGCGCGGAAGCGCTCTCCATCGCTGAGCAGCAACTTGGCAGCAGCTCCTTCCTGCGAGTAGCGAAAGAAATTTCTCTGACCCATCATGAAAAGTGGGACGGCAGTGGCTATCCTAAAGGGCTGGCCAAAGACGATATTCCTTTGTCAGGACGATTAATGGCATTGGCAGATGTCTATGATGCTCTTATTTCGAAACGCGTCTATAAACCCGCCTTTAGTCACGACAAGGCCAAAGCAATCATCGTCGAAGGACGCGGGCAGCATTTCGACCCTGAAGTTGTTGATGCGTTTTTGGCTGTTGAACAACAATTCATCGACATAGCAAAGCAATATAAAGACAAAGAGCACGAGATCGCAGCCTAA